A window from Culex pipiens pallens isolate TS chromosome 3, TS_CPP_V2, whole genome shotgun sequence encodes these proteins:
- the LOC120412866 gene encoding 60S ribosomal protein L28, producing MADSSSHLNWLIIRDHNAFLLKRRNIRKPFSTEPNNLTNLSSFRYSGLVHKKSLGIVPADKGISVVYKRPKYQTKPAKATVKVTLKHKPRRALKKLKNIINGNRYRRDLRQAALRRASALLRAQRPAAGAAPAAKKGAKPAAATAAAAGAAAPKKAE from the exons ATGGCCGATTCTTCGTCCCACCTGAACTGGCTGATCATCCGCGATCACAACGCGTTCCTGCTGAAGCGCCGGAACATCCGCAAGCCATTCAGCACG GAGCCAAACAATCTGACCAACCTGAGCTCGTTCCGTTACAGCGGACTGGTCCACAAGAAGTCGCTCGGAATCGTGCCTGCGGATAAGGGCATCTCCGTCGTCTACAAGCGGCCAAAGTACCAG ACCAAGCCGGCCAAGGCCACCGTGAAGGTGACGCTGAAGCACAAGCCACGCCGCGCcctcaagaagctgaagaacatcATCAACGGCAACCGGTACCGGCGGGACCTGCGCCAGGCTGCCCTGCGCCGTGCCAGCGCCCTGCTGCGTGCCCAGCGCCCCGCTGCCGGAGCGGCCCCCGCCGCCAAGAAGGGAGCCAAGCCCGCGGCCGCCaccgctgctgctgccggtgccGCCGCGCCCAAGAAGGCCGAATAA
- the LOC120412865 gene encoding uncharacterized protein LOC120412865 produces MIRFSLFKLVALIFLCLGFYYIARWQIILHNNGTGSTGVQQRFLHTCNLSEAYRNELEQLFDRVHKILDRQSITHILCYGTLWGQIRMAKMLPWRRKAEFCVFNEELMAREEARFLRLFYSHNLKIYYIHSEGLYRIFSDNPDVSPYVELVVFQRDDAQSMYKRVGWRRRLMPPHCDWTPSLDCFPSHLLEKVLPRRKLGHFFYHVPMGGIELQKYHYAQNWWKDVRVFNC; encoded by the exons ATGATTCGATTCTCGCTGTTCAAGCTGGTGGCGCTGATTTTCCTGTGCCTGGGCTTCTACTACATCGCTAGGTGGCAGATCATTTTGCATAACAATGGCACCGGTTCCACCGGGGTACAGCAGCGGTTCCTGCACACCTGCAACCTGTCCGAAGCGTACCGGAACGAGCTGGAGCAGTTGTTTGATAG GGTTCACAAGATTTTGGACCGGCAAAGCATAACGCACATCCTGTGCTACGGAACGCTCTGGGGTCAGATCCGGATGGCGAAGATGCTGCCGTGGCGTCGGAAGGCCGAGTTCTGCGTGTTCAACGAGGAGTTGATGGCCCGCGAAGAGGCACGCTTCTTGCGGTTGTTCTACAGCCACAACCTGAAGATTTACTACATCCACTCCGAAGGGCTGTACCGGATCTTTTCGGACAATCCGGACGTATCGCCGTACGTCGAGCTGGTGGTGTTCCAGCGGGACGATGCG caatcgATGTACAAGCGGGTTGGTTGGAGGCGACGCCTAATGCCACCACACTGCGATTGGACGCCATCGCTGGACTGTTTCCCCAGCCATCTGTTGGAAAAGGTATTGCCCCGGCGGAAGTTGGGCCATTTCTTTTACCATGTTCCGATGGGAGGCATTGAGCTGCAAAAGTATCACTACGCGCAGAATTGGTGGAAAGACGTGCGAGTGTTCAACTGTTGA